Within Pseudomonas alloputida, the genomic segment CTTGCCGTCGAACAGCACCTCGCCATGAGACGGCGTCAGCAGCCCGGAAATGATATTGAGCAAGGTCGACTTGCCGCAGCCCGACGGCCCGAGCAACGCATAGGCACCGCCCTGTTCCCACACATGTTCGAGTGCGTGCAGGGCATAGTCTGCCTCGCTGGCGGGCTGGCGGCTGTAACTGTGCGCCAGCTGGCGCAGGCGGATTTCGGCCATCACCCTCTCCTCGCCTGGCGCAGCCCCGGGGCCTGCACCAACAGCCCGGCGCTGTCGAAAACGAACAGCTTGTGCGTGGGGATGAACACGCGTATCGGCGTGTCCACCTGGTACTCGTGAACCCCGGGAAGGTGCAGCACCATGCGCCAGTATTCGTTGCGCACATGCAGAAATGTTTCTGACCCACTGATCTCGGCCAACTCCACCAGTACCGCCAGCTCCAGGTCATCGTCGTGGGCAGGCACCAGCGCGATATGGCTGGGGCGCACGCCGAAGCGGTAGTCACCCTCGGCCAGCGGCTCCAGGTCGGCATTGCGGGCAAAGTGCACGGTCTGGGCCAGGCTTACCTCGTTACCCGTGATACGGCCAGACACCAGGTTGATCGGCGGCTCGGAAAACAGCTCGGCAGCCAGCACGCTGCTGGGTCGCTGATAGACCTCGGCGGTGGGCCCGCTCTGCACGATACGGCCTTCGTGCACAAGGGTGGTGGTGCCGCCCAGCGCCAGCGCCTCGTTGGGCTCGGTGGTGGCGTACACAGCAATGCAATGGCGCGCCGCGAACAGCTCGCGCAGCTCCTGGCGCAGGCCTTCGCGCAACTTGTAGTCGAGGTTGACCAATGGCTCGTCGAAGAGGATCAACGAGGCATCCTTGACCAGTGCCCTGGCCATCGCCGTGCGTTGCTGCTGGCCACCGGAGAGCTCCAGTGGCAGGCGTTGCAGGTAGGTTTCGATGCGCAGCATCTCGGCAGTTTCCTGCACCCGCCGCCGGATCTGGTCCTCGGCCATGCGCGCCTGGCGCAGCGGCGAGGCGATGTTTTCGTACACGCTCAAGGTCGGGTAATTGATGAATTGCTGATACACCATCGACACATTGCGCTGGCGCACCGGCACACCGGTGACGTCCTGGCCATCCATCAGCACCCGCCCTCGGTCCGGACGGTCCAGCCCGGCCATCAGGCGCATCAGGCTGGTCTTGCCGGCCAGGGTGCGCCCCAGCAGCACATTGAACGAGCCGGGCTCGAAACGCAGTGACGCATCGACGATCCACGGCTGGTTGTCGACGCTACGGCTGACCTGCTCCAGCACCAGGGACATGGCGTGGCCTTTTTGTGATTGTTGTCTGCCGGGTACAGCCAGTTCCGTGCCAGTCCTTGCCCGATGCTCTGGTTCGGGGCCTGGGTGGCAGCGCTGGCAAATCGCGGGCTCGCACGTGAACACAATCACTGCACAACTGGACACTGGCCAGTTTGACAATGAACAGCCGTGAACAACACTGAACGGCGGTCGACCCATGACAACAATCACACAGGACAGGCCCATGGCCGCATCCGCTTCGACCCACACCCAACTGATCCAGGCGTCCTGGGACCGCTGCCGCGCCCACGGCCTGCAGCCGCAGCATGCGCCAGACTTTGACTGCCTGTCCCGCGCCGAGCTCAGTGCCCTGCTGGAGCGGCGCCAAAACCTGCTGCGCCTGACCCGCGAGGAAGTGCTACCGCACTATGCGCACCTCTTGGGTAACGCCAGCTACCTGGTAATGCTGGCCGATGCCAGCGGCTGCCTGCTCGACAGCTGGGGCTCGCGGCGTTTCATCGAACCGCGCCAGCACCATGGTTTCAGCGCCGGCGCCCATTGGCACGAACGTGGCGTCGGCACCAATGCCCTGGGCACCACACTGATTTGCGCCGAAGCGGTTCACGTCGGCCAGGACGAACACTTCCTGCGCCAGAACCGCTACATGTCCAGCGCCGCCGCCCCCCTGTTCGACGCCGCACGGCAGCTGGTCGGGGCGCTCGACGTAGCCAGCGACGGCTACCTGCCGGCCAGCCAGACGCTTGGGCTGGTGCGCATGATGGGCCAGAGCCTGGAAAACCGCCTGATCCTCGCCGAACATGCTGACCAGCATGCACAACTGATCTTCAACAGCGCCTCCGACAACCTCGACAGCCCTTGGGCCGGCTTGCTGGTGTTCGATGAACGCGGGCAGGTTTTGGCCGCCAACCACCGGGCCGATAGCCTGCTTGGCGTAAACCCGCTGCAGCAAAACATCGAGCAACTGTTCCAGTTACCCCTGCAACAGCTGCTCAGCCATCCCCGACAACAGCCCTTCGCTCTGCAGGCCACCGGGCGCAACCGCTTTCACTGCCAGTGGCACCCCCCACGCGAAACCACTCGCCGCCCCGAAGCCGGCAGTGCCGAGCCGCGCCTGGAAAAAGCCTTGATACAAGCCGGCCTGCTATTGGAAAAGGACATCCCGGTGTTGGTCGAGGGCGAAACAGGCGTAGGCAAAGAAGTGTTCGTCGACGCCCTGCACCGGGCCAGCAGCCGCGCCAGGCAGCCGCTGGTCGCCGTAAACTGTGCGGCGATCCCGGCCGAACTGGTGGAGTCGGAACTGTTCGGCTATGACAAAGGCGCGTTCACCGGCGCCCACCACAAGGGCAACCCGGGACTGATCCGCAAGGCCGACCACGGCATCCTGTTTCTGGATGAGATTGGCGACATGCCACTGCCCACCCAGGCCCGCCTGCTGCGCGTACTGCAGTCGCGCAGCATCCAGCCGCTGGGCAGTGGCGAACCGGTGCCGGTGGATATCCGCGTGGTGTCGGCGAGCAATCGCAACCTGGCCGACGAAGTGCGCGCCGGGCGCTTTCGCCAGGACCTGTACTACCGCATCGCCGGCCTGACGCTGGTGCTGCCTCCCCTGCGCGAACGCGCTGACCGGCGCCAGCTGATTGAGCAGGTGCATGCCCGCTACCGCGAGCCCGGGCAACCTGCGCGGCTGCCGCCGGCCATTATCGACCTGTTCGATCAACACCCCTGGCCGGGCAACCTGCGCGAACTGGTGAGCGTGCTACAGGTCGCGTTGGCCCTGGCGGCCAACGGGCCGGTCGGCGTCGAGCACCTTCCAGCGGGCTTTCTGGCCGAGTCGAAAACACCGGTGCCGATAGCGACTGAAGAGACGGACCTGCAGAGCCTGGTCGAGCAAGCCAATGGCAACCTGTCGGCGGTGGCCCGCCGACTTGGTATCAGCCGCACCACACTGTACAAGCGGTTGCGTGGGCGATGAATCGATTGGCCCTGAAGCGCCGCACAGCAGGTTTTCGAAGCCACCCCTGATCGACAAGCAGGTGGCGCCCCCCGTGCAGGTCAAGACCACGGCCCGCTGATGACCTTCAAGGGTCACGCCACTGCACTGGCTGCTGGTAGGCCTGTGCCCAGGCTTGCACGTCACTGGCGGGCATCGGCCGGGCGATGCAGTAACCCTGCGCCAGCTCGCAGCCCAGGCCCATCAGTACCCGACCGTGCTCGACACTCTCCAGCCCCTCGGCAATCACCTCGCGGCCAAACGCTCGCGCCAGGCCGATCACTGCCTCCGTCAGCGCCAGGTCGTCCTGGTCATGAAGGATGTCACGCACGAACGACTGGTCGATCTTGATCGTCTGGGTCGGCAAGCGTTTCAGGTAACTCAAGGACGAATAACCGGTGCCGAAATCGTCCAGCGAGAAACGCACACCCAGCGCACGGCAGGCATCCAGGCAGCGGCTGACATGCTGCAGGTTGTCGATGGCCACCGACTCGACGATTTCCAGGTCCAGCAGCGCCGGGTCCACCGCCGGGTACGCTGCCAGCAGCTGCTGCAGGCGCTCGGCAAAGTCACTGCGCTGCAAATGCCGCGCGGCAATATTCACGCTCAGCGACCAGGGCTGCCCTTGGCGCTGCCAGGCCTGCAACTGGCTCAACGCCTGCCCGATCACCCACTCGCCGATTTCGACGATCAGGTCGGTCTGCTCTACCCAGGGCAGGAAATCGCCTGGCGGCACCACACCACGGCCTGGCCGCTGCCAGCGCAATAAGCCCTCGAAGCCCAGTACCTTGCCAGTGCGCAGGTTGACCTTGGGCTGGTAGTAAAGGCACAGCTCACCGTTGCGCAGCGCCCGGCGCACGCGCGCCACGGTCTGGTGGGTGGCCTTGAGTTCCTGTTCCTGCGACACGTCGAACAGGTGGTAACGGTTGCGCCCGCGCTGCTTGGCCACATACATGGCCTGGTCGGCGTGGCGCACCAGGGTGTCGGCATCTTCGTCATCCTGCGGGTACAGGGTCACGCCGATACTGGCGCTGAGCGACAGCGTATGCTCACGCACTACACAGGGCGCTGCCAAGGCACGCAATACCCGCTGCAGGGCTGCATGCAGCTGGTGCTCATCGTCGACGTCGCGCAGGATCAGCACGAATTCGTCGCCCGACAGCCGGGCCACGGCATCACCACCGCGCAGGATGCTCTTCAAGCGCTGCGCCACTTCCACCAGCAGCAGGTCACCCACGGCATGCCCGTAGCCGTCGTTGACCGCCTTGAAACCATCCAGGTCGAGCATGCACACCGCCAGCGAGATGCCTTCGCAGCGCGAGTAGGCCAGGGCCTGGTTCAGCAGGTCGGACAGGTAGGCGCGGTTAGGCAGGCCGGTGAGCACATCGTGGCCCACCCGCCACTGCAAGGTATGCAGCAGCTGGCGCTTCTCCGTGACGTCAAAGCGGATCGACACATACTTGCGCACCTGGCCTGTCAGCGGATCGACCAGTGGCACCATGGTGCTGTCGACCCAGTACAACGAACCGTCCTTGGACCGGTTGCAGATTTCGCCCTTCCACACCCGCCCGGCGACCAAAGCCCGCCACATGCCGACAAAAAACGTCGGTTCATGCAGCCCGGAATTGAGGATGCGGTGGTTGGCCCCCAGCAGTTCCTCACGGCTGTAGCCCGAGATGCTGCAGAACTGCTGATTGACGTAGGTGATGTTCCCACGCAGGTCGGTTTCCGAAAAGATCGCGGCCGCGTCCACGGCCGCGCGATAGTTATCATCCATAAAGCATCCTGCCTTAGCGGTTGAAGCGCTCCACCAGGGCGCGCAATCCGGCGCACACGTGTTCCAGTTCGGTACCGCGCGAGGCGGCGGCGTTGGCGCTATGGGCGCTGTGCTGGGCAATACCGGCTACGCCGTTGATCTGCCGCGAAACGTCTTCTGCCACCGCCGACTGCTGCTGCGAGGCGGTGGCCATCTGCTGGCTCATATCGCTGATGCGCTGTACCGCGTCACGAATGCCATGCAGCGCCTGCCGAGCTTCCTGCACCTGGGCAACGCCCTGCTCGGCACCGTCGATGCCTCGGCTGGCGATCGCCACGGCTTCCTCGGCGCCACTGCGCAGGGCATCGATGATGGCCTGGATGTGCAGGGTGGACTGGCGGGTCTTGTCGGCCAGTGCCCGCACCTCGTCGGCGACCACGGCAAAGCCCCGGCCCTGCTCGCCCGCACGGGCAGCCTCGATGGCGGCGTTGAGGGCCAGCAGGTTGGTTTGCTCGGCAATGCCGCGGATCATCCCGGCGGCCTCGGCGATGGCGCCGGTCTGACCCGCCAGGTGGCTGACCGCCTGGTTGATCTGCGTCACGGTGCTGGCCAGGTTACGAATGGCCGCACCGCTGGCATCGGCCACCTGGCTACCTTGCTCGGCCAGCAAGTGCGCCGTGTGTGCCTCGGCGGCGGTCAACTGCACGTGGTTGGCCACTTCGCCAATGGAGGCGGCCATCTGGTTCATTGCAGTGGCGCTCAGATCGGTTTCGGCACGCTGCTCCAGCAATGCCGCCTCGGTGCTGCGCGACAACTGCCCGGCATCGCGAGCGGCCACGGCCATTTGCCCGGCCAGGTCGCTTAGCCGCGTCAAGGCGGTTTTCAGGCGTGCCTCTTCGCTGATCAGCATCAGTTGCAACTGCCCGGCAGCACCCGACAGGTCGCTGTAGGTCAAGGCTGCAATCGGGTCGGCGAAGGCACCTTCGGCACCCTGCACAATCTGCTGCAGCTGCCGCCCGAGGGCATTGCGCACCCACAGGCCGCAGGCCACGAACAGCCCCAGGGTCAGCCCCTGCCCCACCAGGCCAGGCCACAGATGGTTGGCCCCCACCGCCAGCAGCCCACCGGCCAGTGGCAAGGCCAAGGCCTGCGCCAGCAAGCTCAGCCGGCGCGGCGCCGACAATGCCGCCTGGCCGTTGCGCAGCCGCGCATACAGGGCTTCGGCACGGGCTACTTGCTCGCGCGTAGGGCATACGCGCACCGACTCGTAACCCACTACCCGCCCACCTTCGAGGATGGGCGTGACGTAGGCATTGACCCAGTAGTAGTCGCCGTTACGGCAGCGGTTCTTGACGATACCCATCCAGCTCTTGCCGGCTTTCAGGTAGCGCCACATCAACTCGTACACCGCCGGCGGCATGTCCGGGTGGCGCACCAGGTTGTGCGGGCTGCCGATCAGTTCGGCCTCGCTGTAGCCACTGATGGCGGCAAACTCTGGGTTGCAGTAGGTGATCAGGCTGGCGGTATCGGTAGCAGAAATCAGCCGCTGATGGGGGGGAAAACGTTGCTCGACCGGGGTTACCGGCAAGTTGAGGCGCACGATGAGACTCCATTCAATGACAAGCCGGCACCCAGTTCATCGACGGCCATCGGAACCGAATCATGAGGATCCGTTCCAATGGGCAAAAGCGCTTCCTGCCGTTGCGGCACGAGGCCGAACGGTACAAGGAAGGTGACGATGACTGACCGGTCAAGCCATGAATTCTACGAAATTCATCACATAAATAAAACAAAGGTGATCGATCATGGCGTTGCGCCACATTGATAGATATCGTTAAGTTCTTGATTCTAAATGGGAATTAAGCGATGACGAGATCAGCTTTGGGTATCGCCCTGCGCCGCTACCGCAAGCTGGCGGGCCTGACCCAGGCACAACTGGCCGAACGGACCGGCTTCGACCCCAAGACCATCAGCCGTTTCGAAACCAGCACCTACACCCCCAGCATCGATGCAATCATGGCGTTTGCCCAGGTGCTGGGCGTCAAGACCAAGGACTTCTTCGCTGAACCGGACGACGAAGAGGAGCAGCGCGCCTACCTGTTCGGCGTCATCCACAACGCCCCACCCAAAGATCTTGGCAAGCTGATTGCAGCAGTGGACCAGGCACTGGCCAAGCCCTGAGCTATTTCACGCGCCAGCTTTCACGGCACGCACCGAACTAGAGCATGGCAGGCCGGATTGCCCCACAACTGGTCAGACCGGTAAGGCCAAAAATCCTTGCAATCAGGGATTTTTCGCGCTTTTATGGCCTCGCGCTGAACAAACCGGTAAGACCACAATAATTAAGTCCTGCGCTCTTTCGCCCCGTGCGGCTACCGAAGCAAGGACACCGATCAGAGACTCCTCCCATGCTCAAATGGTGCTCGCGTTCGATTTTCCTGCAAGTCGTACTCGGCCTTGCCCTCGGCATCGCCTGCGGTCTGAGCTTCCCCGACCTCTCCCTGCAACTCAAACCCCTCGGCGACGGCTTCATCAAGCTGATCAAGATGCTCATCGGCCTGATCGTGTTCTGCGTGGTGGTCAGCGGCATTTCGGGTGCGGGCGACCTGAAAAAGGTCGGGCGTATCGGCCTGAAGTCGGTGATCTACTTCGAAGTGCTGACTACCCTGGCGCTGGTGATCGGCCTGGTGTTCGCCTTCACCAGTGGCATTGGCAGCGGTGCCAATATTCACCTGGATCAACTGTCCGCCGCCGATGCCAACGGCTTGGCCGAGCGCGGCCAGCACATCCATGGCGCCACGGCGTTCTTCATGGACCTGATCCCCACCTCGGTGATCGGTGCCTTCGCCGACAACAACATTCTTCAGGTGCTGCTGTTCTCGGTGCTGTTCGGCAGCGCCCTGAACCTGGTGGGTGACTCGGCCGCCGGCATTTCGCGACTGATCAACGAACTGAGCCATGTGATCTTCCGCATCATGGGCATGATCGTGCGCCTGGCGCCGATCGGCGTGTTCGGTGCCATCGCCTTCACCACCAGCAAGTACGGCCTGGCGTCGCTGCAGCACCTGGGCGGGCTGGTGGCGCTGTTCTACCTCACCTGTGCCGGCTTCGTGCTGATCGTGCTGGGCACCGTCATGCGCCTGTCGGGCTTGAAACTGCTGCCGTTGATCAAGTACCTGCGCGAAGAGCTGACCATCGTCCTGGGCACCGCCTCTTCCGACGCCGTGCTGCCACAGATCATGCGCAAGCTTGAGCACCTGGGCATCGGCAGTTCCACGGTCGGCCTGGTGATCCCTACCGGCTACTCGTTCAACCTCGATGGTTTTTCCATCTACCTCACCCTGGCGATCGTGTTCATCGCCAACGCCACCGGCACGCCACTGGAAATGACCGACCTGCTGACCATCCTGCTGGTGTCGCTGGTGACTTCCAAGGGGGCTCACGGCATCCCAGGCTCGGCACTGGTGATTCTTGCCGCCACCCTGACTGCGGTACCGGCGATCCCTGTGGTTGGCCTGGTACTGGTGCTGGCGGTGGACTGGTTCATGGGTATCGGCCGGGCGTTGACCAACCTGATCGGCAACTGCGTGGCCACCGTGGCCATTGCCCGTTGGGAGAAGGACATTGACCTGGAACGTGCGCAGAACGTGCTCGACGGCAAGCCTGGCTTTGCCCCCACGCCACGCAAGCAACCCAGCGCCCATCAACAGGAATTCTGAGCGAACGTGGCCGGCATGACGCCGGCCCTTCCAGGAGCGAACCGTGATCAGCTCATCAACCGTCGTCAACTCAGTGGTGGAAAAACTCCGCCAGGCCCTGGCCCGCGGCCAATGGCGCACCGGCGACATGCTGCCAGGCCAGCGCGAACTGGCCGAACAACTGGGCATCAGCCGCCCCAGCCTGCGCGAAGCGGTAACCGTGCTGGAAACACTGGGCCTGGTGCGCTCGTTACCCGGCAAGGGCGTGTTGGTGCTCGATGCCGATGCCCAGCCGTCGGGCGTGGAAACCAGTGCTGCGGCCAGCCTGGCCGACGTGCTGGAACTGCGCTACACACTCGAACCGTTCATCGTCGGCCTGGTGGCGCAGTCGGCCAACAGCCAGGACATCGGCCAGTTGCGCCTGACCCTGATGGACATGCGCGAAGCGCTGGAGGCCGATGACAGCGAGGCCGGGGTCAAAGCCTACATTGCCTTCCATGAGGCGCTGTTCGCCCTGACCACCAACCCGATTTTCCAGAGCGTGGTGCAGCAGACCGGCAATGCCCTGAAGCAAAGCGCCGACATGCTGCGCAACTCGCCCGAGCACCTGGCCGCGCGGCTGAAGGAAAACGAAGCGGTGGTGCGCGCCATTCGCGAACGCAGCAGCGCCCAGGCCAGTGCCCAGATGCGTCAGCACATCGTGGCCGAAGGGCTGCGCATGGGTATCGCGCTGAATATCCCGGACGAACATCCGCATCCATGACCTCAGGAGAGTGCCCATGAACGCCGTCCCCCACTTGCCTACCCTGCTCGCGGCCGGCGAAACCCGCCTGTCGGCCGAGCAGATTTATCCAAGGCTGTTCGACGCCATTCTCGAACAGCGCCTGCCACCGGGCAGTCTGTTGCCCGAACAGGCGCTGGGCCATGCCTTTGGTGTCAGCCGCACGGTGATCCGCCGTGTGCTCGGGCGCCTGTCCGACCAGCAGGTGGTGGTACAGCGCCCCAGCCACACCGCGCATCTGGCTGCGCCTGACCCGGACCAGGCACGTCAGGTGCTCAGTGCCCGGCGTCTGGCCGAAACCACGCTGATCACCCTGGCCGCGCAACGCGCCCGGCCGGCGCAGGTACGCCAGTTACGGCAACTGGTAGAGCGCGAGCGCCAGCACCATGAGCGTGGCGAACGCTGCGCGGCGATCCGCCTGGGCGGCGAGTTCCATCTGAAACTGGCGCAGGTGGCGGCCAATGCGCCACTGGCGCGATTTCTCAATGGACTGGTGCCGATGACCTCGCTGATCATCGCTCGCTACGAATCGCCTTGCTGCGATCACTGCGCGTGGGAAGAGCATGCGGCAATCATCGATGCCGTGGAGCAAGGTGATGCCGAAGCGGCCCTGGAGTTGATGCACAGGCACCTTGACCGCCTGGAAGAAAAGCTGGACCTGGAATAACCCGACCAGGCTGACGCGATCGCTCTGACGCAGGCCGCGCTCACGCAACCATTTGCAGCGCTGCTGAGCGGGCGATGGGCTGCACAGCAGCCCCAACAGCCCCACCCTATACTTCGAGAACCCCCCCAGCCTCTACCAGGGAGGCGGTCGCGTGAGTTCTCGAGTCCTCCTGTTGCTCTGCCTTCTGCTGGCCCTCGGCGGTTGTGCGAGCAAGCGCCCCCCTGCCCCGCCGCCGCCCACAATACTCACCCCCGCGGCCTGGCAACGCATCGACCAGGAACTGATCGATGCCTCGGTCGGTGCCGCCGGCTCGGCCAACGACTATGCCCGGCGCTCCATGCGGGTGTGGAAGGAGCAGGTGCAACAACGCACCGAGCGCGACTTCATCCCCTGGTTCACGGGTTACTGGACCCAGCAATGGCTCACCCTCAAGGTGGCCTGGTACAAGCTCGACAGCGGCGAGGGGCGGGAACCGGCAGAAAAACGCCTGGCCCTGTACCTGCAGGAGCAGTATCGCGCGCGGGTGATCGAGCCGGTGGCCGAGCAGATCAACCCCGAGGGCATCCGCGACCGCGCCTGCGAACTGTACCTGCAACTGCTCGTCCAGCAACTGCCGGCGATCATCAGCCGGTACAACGCGCCGCCCGAGCAGTTCAGCCAGCGCCTCAACCGTATCCCCGCCATCGCCCTGGGGCCACCGGATGCGCGCAATGCCAGCCTGTATCAGCTGCTGCGGGCCAAGTCACTGGACCAGCAGCCGGCCTGGCAAGCCATGCGCCAGCACTTGCATCAGCAGGCCAGCAAAGGCCCTGGCCGGACCGATGTCGGGCTCAACTCGGTGGCCACCCAGGCCAGCGAAAAGCTTGGCGCCACCCTGGCCCCACGCGGGATCGCCAGTGCCGTGGCATCGGCAGTGGGCAAGGTGGCAGGGGCGATGATTTCGATTGCCGCAGCCGGTTACGGGGTGATGACCCATGACCGTGACCACCCGCAGATGGTCGAACAACTGCGGGTGATCCTGAACGTGGCGTTGAACCAGGAATGGCAGGAGTTGATGGAGAACCGCCAGAGCGGGGCCATGGCGGGGGTCTATTACCTGTCGGGGCAGGTTGAGGACAGCTTGCTGGCCAGTGCGCCGCGGCCGGTGGAGCAGCAGGTCGAGCAGCAGCAGGCGCCTTTGATCATTCGCCTGCCACCTTAGTGGCGGCCTGTGCCGGCGTTTTCGCAGCGCAAGGCTGTATCAAGCTGTGGCAAGGGCAGAGCTTGGCAAGCCAAACACACGATCAAACGCCCAGTTGTAGGCAAAGGTGTAGCACGGCACCAGGATGATGAACGCCATATCCACCAGCAGCGCTTCCAGCAATGTCATGTCCAGCCACCAGGCAATCAGCGGAATCAGGTACACCACCAGGGTCAACTGGAAGCCGATGGCATGCACCACCCGCCGCGCCACGCTGCGCCCACGCTTGGCCTGGCCGCTCTCCCAGTACTCGAACAGGGTGTTGTAGATCAGGTTCCAGAGCATGGCGATGGTGGTGATCATCACCGCCAGCGGCCCGGTATGCGACGCCTGCGTATCTGACAGGTAGGCCAGCCCGAGGGTCGACATGCACAGCCCGATCAGTTCATAGAACGTCACGTAGACCAACTTGCGTTTCAA encodes:
- a CDS encoding ABC transporter ATP-binding protein, which gives rise to MSLVLEQVSRSVDNQPWIVDASLRFEPGSFNVLLGRTLAGKTSLMRLMAGLDRPDRGRVLMDGQDVTGVPVRQRNVSMVYQQFINYPTLSVYENIASPLRQARMAEDQIRRRVQETAEMLRIETYLQRLPLELSGGQQQRTAMARALVKDASLILFDEPLVNLDYKLREGLRQELRELFAARHCIAVYATTEPNEALALGGTTTLVHEGRIVQSGPTAEVYQRPSSVLAAELFSEPPINLVSGRITGNEVSLAQTVHFARNADLEPLAEGDYRFGVRPSHIALVPAHDDDLELAVLVELAEISGSETFLHVRNEYWRMVLHLPGVHEYQVDTPIRVFIPTHKLFVFDSAGLLVQAPGLRQARRG
- a CDS encoding sigma-54-dependent Fis family transcriptional regulator gives rise to the protein MAASASTHTQLIQASWDRCRAHGLQPQHAPDFDCLSRAELSALLERRQNLLRLTREEVLPHYAHLLGNASYLVMLADASGCLLDSWGSRRFIEPRQHHGFSAGAHWHERGVGTNALGTTLICAEAVHVGQDEHFLRQNRYMSSAAAPLFDAARQLVGALDVASDGYLPASQTLGLVRMMGQSLENRLILAEHADQHAQLIFNSASDNLDSPWAGLLVFDERGQVLAANHRADSLLGVNPLQQNIEQLFQLPLQQLLSHPRQQPFALQATGRNRFHCQWHPPRETTRRPEAGSAEPRLEKALIQAGLLLEKDIPVLVEGETGVGKEVFVDALHRASSRARQPLVAVNCAAIPAELVESELFGYDKGAFTGAHHKGNPGLIRKADHGILFLDEIGDMPLPTQARLLRVLQSRSIQPLGSGEPVPVDIRVVSASNRNLADEVRAGRFRQDLYYRIAGLTLVLPPLRERADRRQLIEQVHARYREPGQPARLPPAIIDLFDQHPWPGNLRELVSVLQVALALAANGPVGVEHLPAGFLAESKTPVPIATEETDLQSLVEQANGNLSAVARRLGISRTTLYKRLRGR
- a CDS encoding putative bifunctional diguanylate cyclase/phosphodiesterase yields the protein MDDNYRAAVDAAAIFSETDLRGNITYVNQQFCSISGYSREELLGANHRILNSGLHEPTFFVGMWRALVAGRVWKGEICNRSKDGSLYWVDSTMVPLVDPLTGQVRKYVSIRFDVTEKRQLLHTLQWRVGHDVLTGLPNRAYLSDLLNQALAYSRCEGISLAVCMLDLDGFKAVNDGYGHAVGDLLLVEVAQRLKSILRGGDAVARLSGDEFVLILRDVDDEHQLHAALQRVLRALAAPCVVREHTLSLSASIGVTLYPQDDEDADTLVRHADQAMYVAKQRGRNRYHLFDVSQEQELKATHQTVARVRRALRNGELCLYYQPKVNLRTGKVLGFEGLLRWQRPGRGVVPPGDFLPWVEQTDLIVEIGEWVIGQALSQLQAWQRQGQPWSLSVNIAARHLQRSDFAERLQQLLAAYPAVDPALLDLEIVESVAIDNLQHVSRCLDACRALGVRFSLDDFGTGYSSLSYLKRLPTQTIKIDQSFVRDILHDQDDLALTEAVIGLARAFGREVIAEGLESVEHGRVLMGLGCELAQGYCIARPMPASDVQAWAQAYQQPVQWRDP
- a CDS encoding methyl-accepting chemotaxis protein gives rise to the protein MLISEEARLKTALTRLSDLAGQMAVAARDAGQLSRSTEAALLEQRAETDLSATAMNQMAASIGEVANHVQLTAAEAHTAHLLAEQGSQVADASGAAIRNLASTVTQINQAVSHLAGQTGAIAEAAGMIRGIAEQTNLLALNAAIEAARAGEQGRGFAVVADEVRALADKTRQSTLHIQAIIDALRSGAEEAVAIASRGIDGAEQGVAQVQEARQALHGIRDAVQRISDMSQQMATASQQQSAVAEDVSRQINGVAGIAQHSAHSANAAASRGTELEHVCAGLRALVERFNR
- a CDS encoding helix-turn-helix domain-containing protein, which gives rise to MTRSALGIALRRYRKLAGLTQAQLAERTGFDPKTISRFETSTYTPSIDAIMAFAQVLGVKTKDFFAEPDDEEEQRAYLFGVIHNAPPKDLGKLIAAVDQALAKP
- a CDS encoding C4-dicarboxylate transporter DctA, whose product is MLKWCSRSIFLQVVLGLALGIACGLSFPDLSLQLKPLGDGFIKLIKMLIGLIVFCVVVSGISGAGDLKKVGRIGLKSVIYFEVLTTLALVIGLVFAFTSGIGSGANIHLDQLSAADANGLAERGQHIHGATAFFMDLIPTSVIGAFADNNILQVLLFSVLFGSALNLVGDSAAGISRLINELSHVIFRIMGMIVRLAPIGVFGAIAFTTSKYGLASLQHLGGLVALFYLTCAGFVLIVLGTVMRLSGLKLLPLIKYLREELTIVLGTASSDAVLPQIMRKLEHLGIGSSTVGLVIPTGYSFNLDGFSIYLTLAIVFIANATGTPLEMTDLLTILLVSLVTSKGAHGIPGSALVILAATLTAVPAIPVVGLVLVLAVDWFMGIGRALTNLIGNCVATVAIARWEKDIDLERAQNVLDGKPGFAPTPRKQPSAHQQEF
- a CDS encoding FadR/GntR family transcriptional regulator, producing MISSSTVVNSVVEKLRQALARGQWRTGDMLPGQRELAEQLGISRPSLREAVTVLETLGLVRSLPGKGVLVLDADAQPSGVETSAAASLADVLELRYTLEPFIVGLVAQSANSQDIGQLRLTLMDMREALEADDSEAGVKAYIAFHEALFALTTNPIFQSVVQQTGNALKQSADMLRNSPEHLAARLKENEAVVRAIRERSSAQASAQMRQHIVAEGLRMGIALNIPDEHPHP
- a CDS encoding GntR family transcriptional regulator → MNAVPHLPTLLAAGETRLSAEQIYPRLFDAILEQRLPPGSLLPEQALGHAFGVSRTVIRRVLGRLSDQQVVVQRPSHTAHLAAPDPDQARQVLSARRLAETTLITLAAQRARPAQVRQLRQLVERERQHHERGERCAAIRLGGEFHLKLAQVAANAPLARFLNGLVPMTSLIIARYESPCCDHCAWEEHAAIIDAVEQGDAEAALELMHRHLDRLEEKLDLE
- a CDS encoding PACE efflux transporter, which produces MQGLKRKLVYVTFYELIGLCMSTLGLAYLSDTQASHTGPLAVMITTIAMLWNLIYNTLFEYWESGQAKRGRSVARRVVHAIGFQLTLVVYLIPLIAWWLDMTLLEALLVDMAFIILVPCYTFAYNWAFDRVFGLPSSALATA